In the Kitasatospora terrestris genome, one interval contains:
- a CDS encoding GNAT family N-acetyltransferase — translation MDTPADLCAHPPADHPAGPAADHSADRPDGAPGRLELANDNAAAFWLAQAAANGWDHLRRPHYTAVRRDGAGHRVVITRPYAEPDRLREELADLLIGTWGGGPFCLEDPYGRLDLAALGCEAGLGQAVMVREPGPLPAAALTTRRPPRPTGPAPAAAREDRERREVHGAVDADGLADVERVIVDGFPIRDRQPWRRGELLPPALLAQPGVRAWLGLLDGRPAGACITYEDLRAGTVGVYWVATLPDARSRGIARAVVTHALAAHPDRTATLVATLLGEPLYRHLGFTPRALTHWWRHQPH, via the coding sequence ATGGACACTCCTGCGGACCTGTGCGCCCACCCGCCTGCGGACCACCCCGCCGGACCTGCCGCAGACCACTCCGCGGACCGTCCGGACGGTGCCCCGGGCCGACTCGAACTGGCCAACGACAACGCCGCCGCCTTCTGGCTCGCCCAGGCCGCCGCCAACGGGTGGGACCACCTGCGCCGACCCCACTACACGGCGGTCCGCCGCGACGGCGCCGGCCACCGCGTCGTGATCACCCGCCCGTACGCCGAACCGGACCGCCTCCGCGAGGAGTTGGCCGACCTGCTGATCGGCACCTGGGGCGGCGGGCCGTTCTGCCTGGAGGACCCGTACGGCCGCCTCGACCTCGCCGCGCTCGGTTGTGAGGCCGGGCTCGGACAGGCCGTCATGGTCCGCGAACCCGGTCCGCTGCCCGCGGCCGCCCTCACCACCCGCCGCCCGCCCCGGCCCACCGGGCCGGCACCGGCCGCCGCCCGGGAGGACCGGGAACGCCGCGAGGTCCACGGAGCCGTGGACGCGGACGGCCTCGCCGACGTCGAACGCGTCATCGTCGACGGGTTCCCGATCCGCGACCGGCAGCCCTGGCGCCGAGGCGAGCTACTGCCGCCCGCCCTGCTCGCCCAGCCGGGCGTGCGCGCCTGGCTGGGCCTGCTGGACGGCCGCCCGGCCGGCGCCTGCATCACCTACGAGGACCTGCGGGCGGGCACCGTCGGCGTCTACTGGGTCGCCACCCTCCCCGACGCCCGCTCCCGCGGAATCGCCCGCGCCGTGGTCACCCACGCCCTCGCCGCCCACCCGGACCGCACCGCCACCCTCGTCGCCACCCTCCTCGGCGAAC
- the orn gene encoding oligoribonuclease, giving the protein MNDRLVWIDCEMTGLDLDRDALVEVAALVTDSELNILGEGVDVVIRPPAEAVANMPEVVRAMHTSSGLLDELEHGVTLAEAEAKVLAYIREHVPEAGKTPLCGNSVATDRGFLSRDMPALESHLHYRIVDVSSIKELSRRWFPRAYYNAPQKGGNHRALADIRESIAELRYYREAVFVAQPGPETDEARAIAAKYQLSAE; this is encoded by the coding sequence GTGAATGACCGTCTGGTATGGATCGACTGTGAAATGACCGGCCTGGACCTCGATCGGGACGCCCTGGTCGAGGTTGCCGCGCTGGTGACCGACTCCGAGCTGAACATCCTCGGCGAGGGCGTGGACGTGGTCATCCGTCCGCCCGCCGAGGCGGTGGCGAACATGCCCGAGGTGGTGCGGGCGATGCACACCTCGTCCGGCCTGCTCGACGAGCTGGAGCACGGGGTGACGCTGGCCGAGGCCGAGGCGAAGGTGCTGGCGTACATCCGCGAGCACGTGCCGGAGGCGGGGAAGACCCCGTTGTGCGGCAACTCCGTCGCGACCGACCGGGGCTTCCTCTCCCGGGACATGCCCGCGCTGGAGTCGCACCTGCACTACCGGATCGTGGACGTCTCCTCGATCAAGGAGCTGTCCCGCCGCTGGTTCCCGCGCGCCTACTACAACGCCCCGCAGAAGGGCGGCAACCACCGCGCGCTGGCGGACATCCGCGAGTCGATCGCCGAACTCCGCTACTACCGCGAGGCGGTGTTCGTCGCGCAGCCCGGCCCGGAGACGGACGAGGCGCGGGCGATCGCCGCGAAGTACCAGCTTTCGGCGGAGTAG
- a CDS encoding DUF4442 domain-containing protein → MTSTPLGELLANTVPMVKTLKLEYLETSAERAVLVLRDQPEYQNHVGGPHAGAMFTLAESASGAIVLAAFGDQLGRAVPLPTNAQIAFKKIARGDVTATATLGRPIADVVAELDKGERPEFDVTVDITREDGAVTGVMTITWTLRPND, encoded by the coding sequence ATGACCTCGACTCCCCTCGGCGAGCTGCTCGCCAACACCGTCCCGATGGTGAAGACCCTCAAGCTGGAGTACCTGGAGACCTCCGCCGAGCGGGCCGTGCTCGTGCTGCGGGACCAGCCCGAGTACCAGAACCACGTCGGTGGGCCGCACGCCGGTGCGATGTTCACGCTGGCGGAGTCGGCGAGCGGCGCGATCGTGCTCGCCGCGTTCGGCGACCAGCTCGGCCGCGCGGTGCCGCTGCCGACCAACGCCCAGATCGCGTTCAAGAAGATCGCCCGCGGCGACGTGACCGCCACCGCCACACTGGGCCGCCCGATCGCCGACGTGGTCGCCGAGCTGGACAAGGGCGAGCGCCCCGAGTTCGACGTCACCGTGGACATCACCCGCGAGGACGGCGCGGTGACCGGCGTCATGACCATCACCTGGACCCTGCGCCCCAACGACTGA
- a CDS encoding LacI family DNA-binding transcriptional regulator: MSQTAQRSDGPPATAGAVGRSSARPTLEEVAALAGVGRGTVSRVINGSPRVSDKAREAVQTAIAELGYVPNRAARTLVTSRTDSIALVVPEAETRLFSEPYFSDIISGVSAELAETDMQLLLILVRNQRERERLSAYLTAQRVDGVLLVSVHQDDPLPSLLESLEIPSVLAGRRGDLEPLSYVHADNAGGARMAVRHLLRRGCAKVATLTGPLDMEVAQARLGGYRRALEEAGQTYDEALVGLADFTEEGGKLAMRELLDRRPDLDGVFCASDVMAAGAMQVLRAAGRRIPDDVAVIGFDDSIVARHTDPPMTSIRQPIEEMGRTMARLLLDEIAERGRARRQVVLATELVVRDSA, from the coding sequence ATGAGCCAGACCGCACAGCGTTCCGATGGGCCCCCGGCCACAGCCGGGGCCGTGGGACGCTCCTCCGCGCGCCCAACCCTGGAGGAGGTCGCGGCGCTCGCCGGCGTCGGCCGAGGCACCGTCTCCCGGGTGATCAACGGCTCGCCCCGGGTCAGCGACAAGGCCCGCGAGGCGGTCCAGACCGCCATCGCCGAGCTCGGCTACGTGCCCAACCGGGCGGCGCGCACCCTGGTCACCTCGCGCACCGACTCGATCGCCCTGGTCGTTCCCGAGGCCGAGACCCGGCTCTTCTCCGAGCCGTACTTCTCCGACATCATCAGCGGTGTCTCCGCCGAACTCGCCGAGACCGACATGCAGCTGCTGCTGATCCTGGTCCGCAACCAGCGCGAGCGGGAGCGACTTTCGGCCTATCTCACCGCGCAGCGCGTGGACGGCGTGCTGCTGGTCTCCGTGCACCAGGACGACCCGCTGCCCAGCCTGCTGGAGAGCCTGGAGATCCCCTCGGTGCTGGCCGGCCGGCGCGGCGACCTGGAGCCGCTCAGCTACGTCCACGCCGACAACGCCGGCGGCGCCCGGATGGCCGTCCGCCACCTGCTCCGGCGCGGCTGCGCCAAGGTCGCCACCCTGACCGGCCCGCTCGACATGGAGGTCGCCCAGGCCCGCCTCGGCGGCTACCGCCGCGCCCTGGAGGAGGCCGGGCAGACCTACGACGAGGCCCTGGTCGGCCTCGCCGACTTCACCGAGGAGGGCGGCAAGCTCGCCATGCGCGAACTCCTCGACCGCCGCCCCGACCTGGACGGCGTCTTCTGCGCCTCCGACGTGATGGCCGCCGGAGCCATGCAGGTGCTGCGCGCCGCCGGCCGCCGGATCCCCGACGACGTCGCGGTGATCGGCTTCGACGACTCGATCGTCGCCCGGCACACCGACCCGCCGATGACCAGCATCCGCCAGCCGATCGAGGAGATGGGCCGCACCATGGCGCGCCTGCTGCTCGACGAGATCGCCGAACGCGGCCGGGCCCGCCGACAGGTCGTGCTCGCCACCGAGCTGGTGGTCCGCGACTCGGCCTGA
- a CDS encoding ABC transporter substrate-binding protein — translation MRTTSRPRRAAVLATAALATSALLLTACSSGTKSGSDSNSSAAGGEKITLTVGDFGTFGYKEAGLYDEYMAAHPNITIKYETTQDGQKYWDALTTHLASNSGLADIQAVEVGYIAQATNTLGDKFTDLSKVEGVNSGNWLPWKSKQATTAKGSLIGLGTDIGPMAICYRTDLFQQAGLPTDRAEVAKLWQGDWSKFVEAGKTYQAKAPAGTFFTDSASGLFNAALSAQAEQYSDASGKLVYKDSPGVKKAWDLAVSASQAKISAGLRQFQDPWNAAFANAKFATVVCPSWMTGIISKYSGDSGKGKWDVAAPPVASNWGGAFLTVPKAGKHQKEAAALAAWLTAPEQQAKVFTKVGNLPSTVGGLQQPAVQSAKQEYFNNAPTGQIFAAAAQSITPSPIGEQDGNVKTILTDNGILDIEEHGTDPAKAWANVVKLVDDKTGH, via the coding sequence ATGCGCACCACCTCCCGCCCCCGCAGAGCGGCCGTCCTGGCCACCGCGGCCCTCGCCACCTCGGCTCTGCTGCTCACCGCCTGCAGCAGCGGCACCAAGTCCGGCTCGGACAGCAACTCCTCCGCCGCCGGGGGCGAGAAGATCACGCTGACCGTGGGCGACTTCGGCACCTTCGGGTACAAGGAGGCGGGTCTGTACGACGAGTACATGGCCGCCCACCCGAACATCACCATCAAGTACGAGACCACGCAGGACGGTCAGAAGTACTGGGACGCGCTCACCACCCACCTGGCCTCCAACAGCGGCCTGGCCGACATCCAGGCGGTCGAGGTCGGCTACATCGCGCAGGCCACCAACACCCTGGGCGACAAGTTCACCGACCTGAGCAAGGTCGAGGGCGTCAACTCCGGCAACTGGCTGCCGTGGAAGTCGAAGCAGGCCACCACCGCCAAGGGCTCGCTGATCGGCCTGGGCACCGACATCGGCCCGATGGCGATCTGCTACCGCACCGACCTCTTCCAGCAGGCCGGTCTGCCGACCGACCGCGCCGAGGTCGCCAAGCTCTGGCAGGGCGACTGGAGCAAGTTCGTCGAGGCGGGCAAGACCTACCAGGCCAAGGCCCCGGCCGGCACCTTCTTCACCGACTCCGCCAGCGGCCTGTTCAACGCGGCCCTGTCGGCCCAGGCCGAGCAGTACTCGGACGCCTCCGGCAAGCTGGTCTACAAGGACAGCCCGGGCGTCAAGAAGGCCTGGGACCTGGCGGTTTCGGCCTCCCAGGCGAAGATCAGCGCCGGCCTGCGGCAGTTCCAGGACCCGTGGAACGCGGCGTTCGCCAACGCCAAGTTCGCCACCGTGGTCTGCCCGTCCTGGATGACCGGCATCATCAGCAAGTACTCCGGCGACTCCGGCAAGGGCAAGTGGGACGTGGCCGCTCCGCCGGTCGCCTCCAACTGGGGCGGCGCCTTCCTGACCGTCCCGAAGGCCGGCAAGCACCAGAAGGAGGCCGCCGCGCTGGCCGCCTGGCTGACCGCGCCGGAGCAGCAGGCCAAGGTCTTCACCAAGGTCGGCAACCTGCCCTCCACCGTGGGCGGCCTGCAGCAGCCCGCCGTCCAGTCGGCCAAGCAGGAGTACTTCAACAACGCTCCGACCGGCCAGATCTTCGCGGCCGCCGCGCAGTCCATCACCCCCTCGCCGATCGGTGAGCAGGACGGCAACGTGAAGACCATCCTGACCGACAACGGCATCCTCGACATCGAGGAGCACGGCACCGACCCGGCGAAGGCCTGGGCCAACGTGGTCAAGCTGGTCGACGACAAGACCGGCCACTGA
- a CDS encoding sugar ABC transporter permease yields MATTIRAAAKDEGTAPVPSAPRPRPAWRSRLYRLDLKGSPYAFIAPFFICFAAFGLFPLLWTGWLSLHYVDLLKPDVMEWKGFDNYTRLWSNDQFWTALRNTFTIGVISTVPQLLMALGLAHLLNYRLRGRSFFRVAVLAPYATSIAAATLVFVQLFNPDYGMINWFLSMFGIHGTDWYADTWPSQIAISTIVTWRWTGYNALIYLAAMQAVPKDLYEAASLDGANRWQQFTRITIPSIRPTILFTIIVSTIGATQLFGEPMLFGGGVGVSGGSAHQFQTLSLYMYELGWPSRQLGRASAVAWTMLLILLLIGLVQYLFARRNRTKLGG; encoded by the coding sequence GTGGCCACCACCATCCGCGCCGCGGCGAAGGACGAGGGCACCGCCCCCGTTCCGAGCGCTCCCCGGCCGCGCCCCGCCTGGCGCTCCCGCCTCTACCGGCTGGACCTGAAGGGCTCCCCGTACGCCTTCATCGCCCCGTTCTTCATCTGCTTCGCCGCCTTCGGCCTCTTCCCGCTGCTGTGGACGGGATGGCTGTCGCTGCACTACGTCGACCTGCTGAAGCCCGACGTGATGGAGTGGAAGGGGTTCGACAACTACACCAGGCTGTGGAGCAACGACCAGTTCTGGACCGCGCTGCGGAACACCTTCACCATCGGGGTGATCTCCACCGTCCCGCAGCTGCTGATGGCCCTCGGCCTGGCCCACCTGCTCAACTACCGGCTGCGGGGCCGGAGCTTCTTCCGCGTGGCGGTGCTCGCCCCGTACGCGACCTCGATCGCGGCGGCCACCCTGGTCTTCGTCCAGCTGTTCAACCCGGACTACGGGATGATCAACTGGTTCCTCTCGATGTTCGGCATCCACGGCACCGACTGGTACGCCGACACCTGGCCCTCACAGATCGCCATCTCCACCATCGTCACCTGGCGGTGGACCGGCTACAACGCGCTGATCTACCTGGCCGCGATGCAGGCCGTGCCGAAGGACCTCTACGAGGCGGCCAGCCTGGACGGCGCCAACCGGTGGCAGCAGTTCACCCGGATCACCATCCCGTCGATCCGGCCGACCATCCTGTTCACCATCATCGTCTCGACCATCGGCGCCACCCAGCTGTTCGGTGAGCCGATGCTGTTCGGCGGCGGCGTCGGCGTCAGCGGCGGCTCCGCCCACCAGTTCCAGACGCTCAGCCTCTACATGTACGAACTGGGCTGGCCCAGCCGGCAGTTGGGCCGCGCCTCGGCGGTGGCCTGGACGATGCTGCTGATCCTGCTGCTGATCGGCCTCGTGCAGTACCTGTTCGCCCGCCGCAACCGCACGAAGCTGGGAGGCTGA
- a CDS encoding carbohydrate ABC transporter permease: protein MATNALPTTGAKRRFRPGAGDHDKAGPVTYLVLGLAAVVSLFPLYWTFVAASSTGERVAQSPPPLFPSGELWNNISTAWDQAAMGTALVNSTIVAGCVALSTVLFSTLAGFAFAKLTFRGRNALLTLVVATMTVPPQLSVIPLYRIITGLDWGNHLQAVILPSLVAAFGVFFMRQFLSEALPFELIEAARVDGANSLRIIWHVVFPVARPAMAVLGMLVFVQSWNDFFWPFVVLTQQNPTVQVALSAIGGGSGHDINQAVIMTGALVGTLPLLLIFALLGKYIVGGITAGAVKS, encoded by the coding sequence GTGGCCACCAACGCCCTTCCCACCACCGGCGCCAAGCGCCGCTTCCGGCCCGGCGCCGGCGACCACGACAAGGCCGGCCCGGTCACCTACCTGGTCCTCGGCCTGGCCGCCGTGGTCTCGCTCTTCCCGCTCTACTGGACCTTCGTGGCGGCCAGTTCGACCGGCGAGCGGGTCGCCCAGTCGCCGCCGCCGCTGTTCCCGAGCGGCGAGCTGTGGAACAACATCTCGACCGCCTGGGACCAGGCCGCGATGGGCACCGCCCTGGTCAACTCGACGATCGTGGCGGGCTGCGTGGCGCTGTCCACGGTGCTGTTCTCCACGCTGGCCGGCTTCGCCTTCGCCAAGCTGACCTTCCGGGGGCGCAACGCGCTGCTCACCCTGGTGGTCGCCACCATGACCGTCCCGCCGCAGCTGAGCGTGATCCCGCTCTACCGGATCATCACCGGGCTGGACTGGGGCAACCACCTGCAGGCGGTCATCCTGCCCTCGCTGGTCGCCGCGTTCGGCGTCTTCTTCATGCGCCAGTTCCTCTCCGAGGCACTGCCGTTCGAGCTGATCGAGGCCGCCCGGGTGGACGGCGCGAACAGCCTGCGGATCATCTGGCACGTGGTCTTCCCGGTCGCCCGGCCGGCCATGGCGGTGCTCGGCATGCTGGTCTTCGTGCAGTCCTGGAACGACTTCTTCTGGCCGTTCGTGGTGCTCACCCAGCAGAACCCGACCGTGCAGGTGGCGCTCTCCGCGATCGGCGGCGGCAGCGGCCACGACATCAACCAGGCCGTGATCATGACCGGTGCGCTGGTCGGCACCCTGCCGCTGCTGCTGATCTTCGCCCTACTGGGGAAGTACATCGTGGGCGGCATCACCGCCGGCGCCGTGAAGAGCTGA
- a CDS encoding GH1 family beta-glucosidase, with amino-acid sequence MTVTETPAAAGSVPAPAPSPEAARRAFPPGFAYGAATAAYQIEGASAEDGRTPSIWDTFSHTPGKVVGGDTGDIAVDHYHRFREDVRMMADLGLTSYRFSLAWPRIQPTGRGPAVERGLDFYRALCDELLAHGIAPVATLYHWDLPQELESAGGWPHRETAFRFAEYAGLAAEALGDRVSTWTTLNEPWCSAFLGYGSGVHAPGRTNPADALKAAHHLNLGHGLAVGALRSALPAGSRIAVSLNLHAVRPLSGHPDDLEAARRIEAVGNRIFTGPMFEGEYPADLIADTSHLVDWSELVHDGDLAEISRPIDLLGLNYYNPTVVSSAGNAKDLPRHDGHGDSTHSPWPGAEDVAFHLANEDVTAMGWPIDPTGLSDSLTSLYREFGVPLLVTENGAAFEDVVSADGSVHDPERIRYIEGHLGAIADAIEAGADVRGYYLWSLMDNFEWAYGYGKRFGMVHVDYDTLVRTPKSSAHWYSQVIRRGGLA; translated from the coding sequence ATGACCGTGACAGAGACCCCCGCCGCAGCCGGTTCCGTACCGGCCCCCGCCCCCTCCCCCGAGGCCGCCCGACGGGCCTTCCCGCCCGGCTTCGCCTACGGCGCGGCCACCGCCGCCTACCAGATCGAGGGGGCCAGCGCGGAGGACGGCCGGACCCCGTCCATCTGGGACACCTTCAGCCACACCCCCGGCAAGGTGGTCGGCGGCGACACCGGCGACATCGCCGTCGACCACTACCACCGGTTCCGCGAGGACGTCCGGATGATGGCCGACCTCGGCCTCACCTCCTACCGCTTCTCGCTCGCCTGGCCCCGGATCCAGCCCACCGGCCGCGGCCCCGCCGTCGAACGCGGCCTGGACTTCTACCGCGCCCTGTGCGACGAACTGCTCGCCCACGGCATCGCCCCCGTCGCCACCCTCTACCACTGGGACCTCCCCCAGGAACTGGAGTCCGCCGGCGGCTGGCCCCACCGCGAGACCGCCTTCCGCTTCGCCGAGTACGCCGGCCTCGCCGCCGAGGCCCTCGGCGACCGGGTCTCCACCTGGACCACCCTCAACGAACCCTGGTGCAGCGCCTTCCTCGGCTACGGCTCCGGCGTGCACGCCCCCGGCCGCACCAACCCCGCCGACGCCCTCAAGGCCGCCCACCACCTCAACCTCGGCCACGGCCTCGCCGTCGGCGCCCTGCGCTCCGCCCTCCCGGCCGGCTCCCGGATCGCCGTCTCGCTCAACCTGCACGCCGTCCGTCCGCTCAGCGGGCACCCGGACGACCTGGAGGCCGCCCGCCGGATCGAAGCCGTCGGCAACCGGATCTTCACCGGCCCGATGTTCGAGGGCGAGTACCCGGCCGACCTGATCGCCGACACCTCGCACCTCGTCGACTGGTCCGAACTGGTCCACGACGGCGACCTCGCCGAGATCAGCCGGCCGATCGACCTGCTCGGCCTCAACTACTACAACCCGACCGTGGTCTCCTCCGCAGGCAACGCCAAGGACCTCCCCCGGCACGACGGCCACGGCGACAGCACGCACAGCCCCTGGCCGGGCGCCGAGGACGTCGCCTTCCACCTCGCCAACGAGGACGTCACCGCCATGGGGTGGCCGATCGACCCGACCGGCCTGTCCGACTCGCTGACCTCGCTGTACCGGGAGTTCGGCGTGCCGCTGCTGGTCACCGAGAACGGCGCCGCGTTCGAGGACGTCGTCTCCGCCGACGGCAGCGTCCACGACCCGGAGCGGATCCGCTACATCGAGGGCCACCTCGGCGCGATCGCCGACGCCATCGAGGCCGGCGCCGACGTCCGCGGCTACTACCTGTGGTCGCTGATGGACAACTTCGAATGGGCCTACGGCTACGGCAAGCGCTTCGGCATGGTCCACGTGGACTACGACACGCTGGTCCGCACCCCGAAGTCCAGCGCCCACTGGTACTCGCAGGTGATCCGCCGGGGCGGGCTGGCCTGA
- a CDS encoding fused MFS/spermidine synthase, protein MGRNRSGRDRDDSSATATTGAAGRSRSQGPLVSPVGSGTAELRPDRDRPNAWQLLIDGAPQSLVDLADPTHLGFEYQRRLGHLIDLAAPPGRPITVLHLGGGALTLARYTAATRPRSRQQVAEIDTALTELVRTELPLDRTWQIRVRGADARAVLERTPEASVDLVIADVFSGARVPAHCATVEFATLAARALVPEGRFAANITDGSSLAFARAQVATLLAVFPEVCLVADPAVLRGKRFGNLILAASHQPLPIAELGRRVATDSYLGRLEHGRALADFTAGAAPATDSTAAPSPAPPPKAFH, encoded by the coding sequence ATGGGACGCAACAGGTCCGGACGGGACCGCGACGACAGCTCGGCCACCGCCACCACCGGTGCGGCCGGGCGCAGCCGCTCGCAGGGCCCGCTCGTCAGCCCCGTCGGCTCCGGCACCGCCGAACTGCGCCCCGACCGCGACCGCCCGAACGCCTGGCAGTTGCTGATCGACGGCGCCCCGCAGTCCCTGGTCGACCTCGCCGACCCCACCCACCTGGGCTTCGAGTACCAGCGCCGGCTCGGCCACCTGATCGACCTCGCGGCCCCGCCGGGCCGTCCGATCACCGTTCTGCACCTGGGCGGTGGCGCCCTCACCCTGGCCCGCTACACCGCCGCAACCCGCCCGCGCTCCCGCCAGCAGGTCGCCGAGATCGACACCGCCCTCACCGAACTGGTGCGCACCGAATTGCCGTTGGACCGCACCTGGCAGATCCGGGTGCGCGGCGCCGACGCCCGCGCCGTCCTGGAGCGCACCCCGGAGGCCTCGGTCGACCTGGTCATCGCGGACGTCTTCTCGGGCGCCCGCGTCCCGGCGCACTGCGCCACCGTGGAGTTCGCGACCCTCGCGGCCCGTGCCCTCGTCCCGGAGGGCCGCTTCGCGGCGAACATCACCGACGGCTCCTCCCTCGCCTTCGCCAGGGCCCAAGTGGCCACGCTGCTGGCGGTGTTCCCGGAGGTGTGCCTGGTCGCGGACCCGGCGGTGCTGCGCGGCAAGCGCTTCGGCAACCTGATCCTCGCGGCCTCGCACCAGCCGCTCCCGATCGCCGAGCTGGGCCGCCGGGTGGCCACCGACTCCTATCTCGGCCGGCTCGAACACGGCCGCGCCCTGGCCGACTTCACGGCCGGCGCCGCCCCGGCGACGGACTCCACCGCCGCACCGTCCCCGGCCCCGCCCCCGAAGGCGTTCCACTGA
- a CDS encoding tetratricopeptide repeat protein, with the protein MAATRAGVPRPAPAAPNAAMRDLRGDLSPGEFALAVRRAAREIGEHVSCDARYVGRVESGEIRCPNYAYERVFRHMWPDRTLEDLGFAPRTAVRRRPPGAGPLPPLPGAPDSHLSDEENDDVRRRTFLSGGPSALAAALGLDRPAHAAVPAQQPPAPRKVGAAEVRGVEQAIRDIRLLDDAHGADALLEMAGQSLRNAYVLLNDGDYSAETERRLQAGAGELAISVGWLAHDSNRLADARSFYAEALATARMAGDAALEAHVFSNSAFLARDAGRPREALRAAQAGQAAAKALGSDRLLSLLAMREAGGWALLQDRAGCGRALARAHRLYDRGAGPADPEWMSFYGDAELAGLEAQCWSALGEWDLASERAGRAILLQDPHFVRNKALYTAELAHDRLGRGDLAGAGEHGTAAVALLGQVRSARIRHMLADTAGRLREHRGVPEVRAFLESYGSAVAA; encoded by the coding sequence ATGGCAGCCACCAGAGCAGGCGTCCCGCGGCCGGCGCCGGCCGCTCCCAACGCGGCGATGCGCGACCTTCGCGGCGACCTCTCCCCCGGCGAGTTCGCGCTGGCGGTCCGCCGCGCGGCGCGGGAGATCGGCGAGCACGTGTCCTGCGACGCGCGGTACGTCGGCCGGGTGGAGTCGGGCGAGATCCGCTGCCCCAACTACGCCTACGAGCGGGTGTTCCGGCACATGTGGCCGGACCGGACGCTGGAGGACCTCGGCTTCGCGCCGCGGACGGCGGTGCGCCGCCGTCCGCCGGGCGCCGGGCCGCTGCCTCCGCTCCCGGGTGCGCCCGACTCGCACCTGTCCGATGAGGAGAACGACGACGTGCGTCGCCGTACGTTCCTGAGCGGCGGCCCGTCCGCCCTGGCGGCGGCGCTGGGCCTGGACCGCCCCGCGCACGCCGCGGTCCCTGCCCAGCAGCCGCCCGCGCCCCGGAAGGTGGGCGCCGCCGAGGTCCGGGGGGTCGAGCAGGCCATCCGCGACATCCGGCTGCTGGACGACGCGCACGGCGCGGACGCCCTGCTCGAAATGGCCGGGCAGTCGCTGCGCAACGCGTACGTGCTGCTGAACGACGGCGACTACAGCGCCGAAACGGAGCGCCGGCTGCAGGCCGGCGCCGGTGAACTCGCGATCTCGGTCGGCTGGTTGGCGCACGACTCGAACCGGCTGGCGGACGCCCGGTCGTTCTACGCGGAGGCGCTGGCCACCGCGCGGATGGCCGGCGACGCGGCGCTGGAGGCGCACGTGTTCAGCAACAGTGCCTTCCTGGCGCGGGACGCCGGGCGGCCGCGGGAGGCGCTGCGGGCCGCGCAGGCCGGGCAGGCGGCGGCGAAGGCACTCGGCTCGGACCGGCTGCTGTCGCTGCTCGCGATGCGCGAGGCCGGCGGGTGGGCGCTGCTGCAGGACCGGGCCGGGTGCGGGCGCGCACTGGCCCGGGCGCACCGGCTGTACGACCGCGGGGCGGGCCCGGCCGACCCGGAGTGGATGAGCTTCTACGGGGACGCCGAGCTCGCCGGGCTGGAGGCCCAGTGCTGGTCCGCGCTGGGCGAGTGGGACCTGGCGAGCGAGCGGGCCGGGCGGGCGATACTGCTCCAGGACCCGCACTTCGTCCGCAACAAGGCCCTGTACACCGCCGAGTTGGCGCACGACCGGCTGGGCCGCGGCGATCTCGCCGGGGCCGGCGAGCACGGCACGGCGGCCGTCGCCCTGCTCGGGCAGGTGCGGTCGGCGCGGATCCGGCACATGCTCGCCGACACCGCCGGGCGGCTGCGGGAGCACCGCGGCGTCCCGGAGGTGCGGGCGTTCCTGGAGTCGTACGGCAGCGCGGTGGCCGCCTGA
- a CDS encoding histidine phosphatase family protein, producing the protein MPARIVLVRHGETAWSVTGQHTGRTDVPLTDEGRAMARALGARLAKSPWDSLPDAVVYTSPLSRARETAELAGFGARAVDRPELLEWDYGQYEGRTGHDIRATDQPGWLIWHDGVPGGEKLAEVSARVDAFLDELNDTHGTPHPETTTMHAADCDVVLFAHGHLLRILTARWLGLPPETAQRFKLGTAALSVLSWEYGLPAVEIWNDHSHLEQLSAH; encoded by the coding sequence ATGCCCGCCCGCATCGTGCTCGTCCGCCACGGCGAGACCGCCTGGTCGGTCACCGGCCAACACACCGGCCGGACCGACGTGCCGCTCACGGACGAGGGCCGGGCGATGGCCCGCGCGCTCGGCGCCCGCCTCGCGAAGTCCCCGTGGGACAGCCTCCCCGACGCCGTCGTCTACACCAGCCCGCTCTCCCGCGCCCGGGAGACCGCCGAGCTGGCCGGCTTCGGCGCCCGCGCCGTCGACCGCCCCGAGCTGCTGGAGTGGGACTACGGCCAGTACGAGGGCCGGACCGGCCACGACATCCGGGCCACCGACCAGCCCGGCTGGCTGATCTGGCACGACGGCGTCCCCGGCGGCGAGAAGCTGGCCGAGGTCTCCGCCCGCGTCGACGCCTTCCTCGACGAGCTGAACGACACCCACGGCACCCCGCACCCCGAGACCACCACCATGCACGCCGCCGACTGCGACGTGGTGCTGTTCGCCCACGGCCACCTGCTGCGGATCCTCACCGCCCGCTGGCTCGGCCTGCCCCCCGAGACCGCCCAGCGCTTCAAGCTCGGCACCGCCGCGCTCTCCGTCCTGTCCTGGGAGTACGGCCTGCCCGCCGTCGAGATCTGGAACGACCACAGCCACCTCGAGCAGCTGTCCGCCCACTGA